The following are encoded together in the Bacteroidales bacterium MB20-C3-3 genome:
- a CDS encoding ABC transporter ATP-binding protein, whose translation MPEKHAIFTEGLIKKYKGKTNPTLDGLNLKILKGSLYGLLAPNGAGKTTTIDILCGLKRFDSGRVLVDGLSVPAELSEIKKIIGLVPQEIALFPMLTGKENLRIIGGMYGVEGKILNDRVDELLERFGLENSADRPLSQYSGGMKRRINLLAGLLHTPKILILDEPTVGVDAQSRNLILEELIRINREGTTVLFISHYLEEAECICDTVGLIDGGKIVLEGNPAELGKSNPECKNLEALYFKLTGKQMRDTYE comes from the coding sequence ATGCCTGAAAAACATGCAATATTTACAGAGGGACTAATAAAAAAGTATAAAGGAAAAACCAATCCTACTCTGGATGGTCTCAATCTTAAAATCTTAAAGGGATCCCTTTATGGTTTGTTAGCTCCAAATGGAGCCGGTAAGACTACAACAATTGATATTTTGTGTGGACTTAAGAGGTTTGATTCCGGCAGAGTATTGGTTGATGGGTTAAGTGTACCTGCTGAACTTTCTGAAATTAAAAAAATAATTGGTTTAGTTCCGCAGGAGATAGCTCTTTTCCCAATGTTAACCGGTAAAGAGAATCTGAGAATTATTGGTGGAATGTACGGGGTTGAGGGTAAAATCCTCAATGACAGGGTTGATGAGTTGTTAGAGAGATTTGGCCTTGAGAACAGTGCTGATAGACCTTTGAGTCAATACTCAGGGGGAATGAAAAGAAGAATAAATTTGCTTGCAGGGCTCCTTCACACACCAAAGATTCTGATACTAGACGAACCAACGGTTGGAGTTGATGCTCAGTCAAGGAATTTAATACTGGAGGAGCTTATCAGAATCAATCGTGAAGGCACAACCGTTCTTTTTATATCTCACTATCTTGAAGAGGCTGAATGTATATGCGATACTGTTGGTCTTATTGACGGAGGTAAAATTGTACTTGAGGGGAATCCAGCTGAACTTGGAAAATCAAATCCAGAGTGTAAAAATCTGGAAGCCCTCTATTTTAAGTTAACCGGAAAACAGATGCGAGACACATATGAATAG
- a CDS encoding BtrH N-terminal domain-containing protein has product MQLDFKHKPSGHCENGVVSNLLGFYGINISEAMVFGLGSGLFFAHMPFIKLHGMAVTSFRPLPGAIFSRVMSLLGIKMKRYKFRDKEKSMAALDKVLFSGTPVGMLVGVYNLPYFPAEYRFHFNAHNICVIGKEGDLYTVSDPVVVEKCTLTYEELKTVRFAKGTYPPSGRMYHITDVSHKKDVDSETIRKSILLNCNRMTKIPIPMFGVNGIRFLARRMRRWERSMGKKRAALNLAQVIRMNEEIGTGGAGFRFIYAAFLQEAASVMNKPELRHYSEEMTAAGDLWRDFSYNAARMFKKRDGDTMTYNLLADKLMNIADKEESIFRGLEKLMKNA; this is encoded by the coding sequence ATGCAACTTGATTTTAAACACAAACCCTCCGGACATTGTGAGAATGGTGTAGTAAGTAACTTACTGGGTTTTTACGGAATAAATATTAGTGAGGCAATGGTTTTTGGGCTGGGCTCCGGACTATTTTTTGCCCATATGCCATTTATAAAGCTCCACGGAATGGCTGTCACTTCATTCAGACCTCTTCCCGGAGCTATATTTTCAAGAGTGATGTCCCTGCTAGGAATAAAGATGAAGCGCTATAAATTTCGGGATAAAGAGAAGTCGATGGCCGCTTTGGACAAGGTTCTGTTCTCAGGTACTCCTGTTGGTATGTTAGTGGGGGTTTACAATCTTCCTTACTTTCCTGCAGAATACAGGTTTCATTTCAACGCTCACAATATATGTGTAATAGGCAAGGAGGGAGATCTATACACTGTCTCTGATCCGGTTGTAGTAGAGAAATGCACTTTAACATACGAAGAACTTAAAACAGTCCGGTTTGCCAAGGGTACCTATCCCCCCAGTGGCAGGATGTATCACATAACAGATGTAAGCCATAAGAAAGATGTTGACAGTGAGACAATACGCAAATCAATACTGCTTAACTGCAACAGAATGACAAAAATCCCCATTCCTATGTTTGGTGTAAATGGGATAAGATTTCTTGCAAGAAGAATGAGGAGATGGGAGAGGAGCATGGGTAAGAAGAGGGCAGCACTAAATCTTGCACAGGTAATAAGGATGAACGAAGAGATTGGAACAGGAGGTGCCGGATTCAGATTTATCTATGCAGCATTTCTGCAGGAGGCTGCCTCAGTTATGAACAAGCCGGAACTTAGGCATTACTCTGAAGAGATGACAGCAGCCGGAGATTTATGGCGAGATTTTTCGTATAATGCCGCCAGAATGTTTAAAAAGAGGGACGGAGATACAATGACTTATAATTTATTGGCAGATAAACTGATGAATATTGCAGACAAAGAGGAGTCAATATTCAGGGGACTTGAAAAACTTATGAAGAATGCCTGA
- a CDS encoding beta-ketoacyl-ACP synthase III: MRPVYITKTSSFMPNSPVENHEIEEYLGMIGGKPSRAKELILRNNQIKTRYYALDKEQRVTHSAFDMAVEAIEGLYGNGVDADTIDLLAAGTASQEMIMPSHAVQIHGQMGGVKDIEVVSFAGSCCSGIHALKYCLMAVSSGERENAVAVASERFSAWMRASFFNDEYESLARLMEDPMIAFEKDFLRFMLSDGASALLINSKPATEGLSLKVEWVELTSYANTMPACMYAGAQYDGDTLLGWTRYPEREWTERSLFSLKQDTKLLGANIVKLGGKFLMDISAKRNLKPDDIDWFLPHLSSMYFRKKIFDELSNLGFPIPEEKWFVNLPKLGNVAAASAFLMIDELLKSGRLKRGEKILVMVPESARFSYAYVYLTVC, translated from the coding sequence ATGCGCCCTGTTTATATAACTAAGACATCCTCCTTCATGCCCAATTCTCCTGTTGAAAATCATGAGATTGAGGAGTATTTGGGAATGATTGGCGGCAAACCTTCCAGAGCAAAAGAGCTCATTTTACGAAATAATCAAATTAAAACAAGATATTACGCACTTGACAAAGAGCAGAGAGTTACCCACTCTGCATTTGATATGGCTGTTGAGGCTATAGAGGGGCTATACGGCAATGGAGTGGATGCAGATACAATTGATCTCCTTGCTGCCGGAACTGCTTCTCAGGAGATGATAATGCCATCTCATGCTGTTCAGATACATGGACAGATGGGCGGAGTAAAGGATATTGAGGTTGTCTCATTCGCGGGATCTTGCTGCAGTGGTATACATGCTCTTAAGTATTGTCTAATGGCAGTATCATCAGGAGAGAGAGAGAATGCGGTGGCAGTTGCTTCTGAAAGGTTTTCTGCCTGGATGAGAGCCTCTTTCTTTAATGACGAGTACGAGAGCCTGGCAAGGCTTATGGAGGATCCAATGATTGCCTTTGAGAAGGATTTCTTAAGATTTATGCTTTCAGACGGAGCATCGGCTCTTCTTATTAACAGCAAGCCGGCCACTGAAGGGCTTTCTCTTAAAGTTGAATGGGTAGAGCTGACATCTTATGCTAACACAATGCCTGCCTGTATGTATGCAGGAGCTCAGTATGATGGAGATACGCTTCTGGGCTGGACCAGATATCCTGAAAGAGAGTGGACTGAGAGATCCCTTTTCTCTCTAAAACAGGATACAAAACTGCTGGGAGCTAATATTGTTAAGCTAGGTGGAAAGTTTCTTATGGATATCTCAGCTAAAAGGAATCTTAAACCTGATGATATTGACTGGTTTCTGCCTCATCTCTCTTCTATGTATTTTAGAAAGAAGATTTTTGATGAACTCTCAAATCTGGGATTCCCTATTCCTGAGGAGAAGTGGTTTGTAAATCTACCTAAACTCGGAAATGTAGCGGCAGCATCGGCTTTCCTTATGATTGATGAACTGCTCAAAAGCGGAAGGCTTAAGAGGGGAGAGAAAATACTGGTTATGGTTCCGGAAAGTGCCAGATTTTCATACGCTTATGTCTATTTAACTGTTTGCTGA
- a CDS encoding outer membrane lipoprotein carrier protein LolA: MKKITGLLILYLFICSFSPESGERFFSAMARHTASIKTVSGTFEQEKEIKVLNQKVKSSGNFFFSKPGNVRFDYTSPKMMSIIMTSSNIHILSKSGTTSFSLDKQKALSDLAKVMEACMGGDISSIPDSYGVVYIDGEGSHSLVIEPKTKSKNNPYKRIELRLSVADYSIEELHLYEKNDDVTIYRFRGVSTNSRFASNMFKP; encoded by the coding sequence ATGAAAAAGATTACCGGGTTACTGATATTATATCTCTTTATCTGCTCGTTCTCTCCCGAATCAGGCGAGAGGTTCTTCTCTGCAATGGCCCGTCATACAGCATCAATTAAAACAGTCTCCGGAACATTTGAGCAAGAGAAAGAGATTAAAGTTCTTAATCAGAAAGTTAAGTCTTCAGGTAATTTCTTCTTCAGTAAACCGGGGAATGTCCGGTTTGACTATACTTCTCCAAAGATGATGTCAATTATTATGACATCGTCAAATATCCATATTTTGTCTAAAAGTGGAACCACCTCATTTTCTCTTGACAAACAGAAAGCTTTGTCTGATTTAGCCAAAGTTATGGAGGCCTGTATGGGTGGTGATATATCTTCAATACCTGACTCTTATGGAGTTGTTTATATTGATGGAGAGGGTAGCCACTCTCTGGTAATAGAGCCTAAAACAAAATCAAAGAACAACCCTTATAAGAGAATTGAGCTCAGGCTGTCTGTTGCAGACTACTCAATTGAGGAGCTGCACCTATATGAGAAAAATGATGATGTAACAATTTATAGATTCAGAGGAGTCTCAACAAACAGCAGATTTGCCTCTAATATGTTCAAACCCTGA
- a CDS encoding AMP-binding protein, whose product MKRDPQIQFKSREEIAEFQISSLQETLANVASSSPYYINLFKNCGVDPLKIKSISDLSLLPTTDKQDLQMHNEMFLCVPRERVIDYVTTSGTLGEPVTFMLTESDLDRLAYNEMVSFTTAGLKSNEVLQIMTTLDRRFMAGLAYFLGARSLGSGIVRVGNGIPELQWSSILSVKPESCIVVPSFLIKLAEYAAKNGIECRDASLKRAICIGEPLRDIDLSDNTLTRKIKQLWPNLSLHSTYASTEMQSSFTECEHLCGAHHQPDLIIIEILDENEMPVQEGEIGELVVTTLGVEGMPLIRFKTGDLCRAFNKQCSCGRNSTRLSPILGRKGQMIKYKGTTLYPSALYDILDNIDGIINYQVQVYTNSLGTDSILIKIGTETPTDSFERRIKEHFRARIRVAPEISFEPVELLSKAIMPLQSRKAVKFLDVR is encoded by the coding sequence ATGAAAAGAGATCCTCAAATACAATTCAAGTCCCGTGAGGAGATCGCAGAATTTCAGATTAGCTCGTTACAGGAGACTCTGGCAAATGTTGCATCCAGTTCACCCTACTACATCAATCTTTTTAAAAATTGCGGAGTAGACCCTTTAAAAATTAAATCCATATCAGACCTCTCACTGCTCCCTACTACAGATAAACAGGACCTGCAGATGCATAATGAAATGTTTCTTTGTGTTCCAAGGGAGAGGGTTATCGATTATGTAACAACTTCAGGAACGCTTGGGGAGCCGGTTACATTTATGCTTACAGAGAGCGATCTGGACAGGCTGGCATATAATGAAATGGTCTCATTTACAACTGCAGGACTGAAGAGTAATGAGGTGTTACAGATAATGACCACTCTTGACAGACGGTTTATGGCTGGACTCGCCTATTTTTTGGGTGCAAGGTCGCTTGGTTCCGGAATAGTAAGGGTTGGAAACGGAATACCGGAACTCCAATGGAGCTCGATTCTTAGTGTTAAACCAGAGTCCTGCATTGTGGTCCCCTCTTTTCTGATAAAGTTAGCTGAATATGCTGCAAAGAATGGCATTGAGTGCAGAGATGCATCTCTTAAAAGAGCGATCTGTATTGGAGAGCCACTAAGGGATATTGATCTGTCAGATAACACTCTGACCAGAAAGATTAAACAACTTTGGCCAAATCTCTCTCTTCACTCAACTTATGCATCAACTGAAATGCAAAGCTCTTTTACAGAGTGTGAACATTTATGCGGCGCTCACCATCAGCCAGATCTTATTATTATTGAGATACTTGATGAAAATGAAATGCCGGTACAGGAAGGAGAGATAGGAGAGTTGGTAGTCACAACTCTGGGCGTAGAGGGGATGCCTTTGATAAGATTTAAAACCGGAGATCTTTGCCGGGCATTTAATAAACAATGCAGTTGTGGCAGAAACAGCACCAGACTTAGCCCAATTTTGGGAAGAAAAGGTCAGATGATTAAATATAAAGGGACAACACTATATCCTTCTGCTCTTTATGACATTCTTGACAATATTGACGGAATAATTAATTATCAGGTTCAGGTTTATACAAATTCACTTGGAACAGACTCAATACTTATAAAGATAGGAACAGAGACCCCAACTGACTCATTTGAGCGCAGAATTAAAGAGCATTTCAGAGCAAGAATAAGAGTTGCTCCGGAGATTAGTTTTGAACCTGTGGAGCTTCTTTCAAAAGCCATAATGCCATTGCAGAGCAGAAAGGCTGTTAAATTTTTAGATGTTAGATAG